In a single window of the Nilaparvata lugens isolate BPH chromosome 1, ASM1435652v1, whole genome shotgun sequence genome:
- the LOC111044625 gene encoding kinesin-like protein KIF20A: MACRKVLYEDSDGGKLETIDVYLRVKPSKCEDQAKLWKISDDRYVTISCPASSRALKRKIGKHEENRFQFTHIFGPDVQQQQLFEKCIETPLVDFIGGHNSLVFSYGTSSCGKTYTIQGTKNNPGIIPRVLHLLFNTLNGHLTDKPEYMPYMNGVIDICDQSRKQLDELKRTLTEEHCDEIDMMLTDVPEMERAFRQMEAQLDSEMRLVDAQCAGRQYSLWISFMEIYNEALYDLLVPPRPPQHTRKQLKLAEDTATKTYYVKDVSYVDVSTPADAYKVLMFGKKNLQMASTGQNKHSSRSHCIFTLSLVHHDKEVNVSRLSICDLAGVERQKNTQNMGDRLKESQHINCSLHVLRRCFDRMRDNQSRAEKLVVPYRESKLTKLFQKPLSGEGKVIMLVNVNLESNFEELLAVLKASAIARKVIISETGVTSTPAIRKRPRSQLFTASLAEHNRTNSVINCDLLEEQNEPTFLAMATIDDEEEATPMKKLKVIPPSSSSSKPHSSRTTRTNASESANLRKEVETLKASIEIYKEKHEKMSTEIAELKSYKMREMEEAKHNSEVKKLLEDMNVMKKTMQKNIDDKVAVLREAFTEIQYYEKDIVDLSKRNEKLEQELVKKDTKLDELSKQMSVNDTVMTANIDKNEELEAMVDKLQEEMEQLQQTAERKDSQLNQQTQQLHQLAAQLDSLNKSHNDRLLENFQLKRDLEKAQEREEKLNAEYKKAIDQVESLRKEVVRMNEDSKLKVDRENENMQLISDLKKAREREVNLNADYKKTMDQVESLKAELETNNLRMNENAIREVDRLQEIRLLESDLHQACEREKELNVDYRVAIAGVERLRAEVYDYNQRNKALVAVIDMLEKRIDDNVKNYQSTLASKDEEIKSISSLLDAKTRTNEELKSASEELQRRYAALLKKLDEDLRTKDEQLAEMKRQLDVCMLEKDLLEKECEHSTIYTREVELDKTTQYWGKVEEIEELNRQKRALETSFEELARSLEEETSHTSLLLNQIENEKLKVSELQSFVVKMRRRNIRLKRLLDKTRGETNARELYLVRQLEKKKEELREEKDKVDSFKTANEDLKLGLIKCEEKFIEYEKKIETLLENNEKTSNTTSSLTYYKNEIKHLKYELSKCEEKYLKVKTSLDSTVDKISAVRETIEEESRRERARNQYSQAVPCRGNRNTQERSKTVEKDGRG, encoded by the exons ATGGCTTGTCGAAAAGTTCTGTATGAAGACTCTGATGGCGGTAAACTGGAAACAATAGATGTGTATCTGAGAGTGAAGCCTTCAAAATGTGAGGATCAg GCTAAATTGTGGAAAATCTCGGATGATAGATACGTTACAATTTCATGTCCAGCTAGTTCTCGTGCATTGAAGAGGAAAATTggaaaacatgaagaaaataG GTTCCAGTTCACGCACATATTTGGACCCGACGTCCAGCAACAACAGCTGTTTGAGAAATGCATTGAAACTCCACTCGTCGATTTCATCGGCGGTCACAATTCACTCGTATTCAGCTATGGAACTTCCAGCTGCGGAAAGACCTACACTATTCAAG GTACCAAAAATAATCCAGGCATCATTCCGCGAGTGCTACACCTGCTTTTCAACACCCTGAACGGACACCTGACTGATAAGCCCGAGTACATGCCCTACATGAATGGGGTCATTGACATCTGCGATCAGAGCCGCAAACAGCTCGACGAACTCAAGCGCACTTTGACCGAAGAGCATTGTGATGAGATCGATATG ATGTTGAC GGATGTAC CAGAAATGGAGCGCGCCTTCCGTCAGATGGAAGCACAGCTGGACAGCGAGATGCGCCTGGTGGATGCGCAGTGTGCCGGCCGCCAGTACTCGCTGTGGATCAGCTTCATGGAGATCTACAACGAGGCACTGTATGACCTGCTGGTGCCCCCCCGCCCCCCGCAGCACACCCGCAAGCAGCTGAAGCTGGCTGAAGACACGGCCACCAAGACATACTATGTCAAGGATGTCAGCTATGTCGACGTCTCCACCCCGGCCGACGCTTACAAGGTGCTCATGTTCGGCAAAAAGAACCTGCAGATGGCCTCCACCGGCCAAAACAAGCATTCCAGTCGCAGCCATTGCATTTTCACACTCTCGCTGGTACATCATGACAAG GAGGTGAACGTGAGTCGCCTGTCGATCTGCGACCTGGCTGGCGTGGAGCGGCAGAAGAACACGCAAAACATGGGCGACAGGTTGAAGGAGTCTCAGCACATCAACTGCTCGCTGCACGTGTTGCGTCGCTGCTTCGATCGCATGCGCGACAACCAGAGTCGCGCCGAAAAACTCGTCGTGCCCTACCGAGAGTCCAAACTCACCAAACTGTTCCAAAAGCCGCTCAGCGGTGAGGGCAAGGTCATCATGCTCGTCAACGTCAACCTGGAGTCCAACTTCGAGGAACTGTTGGCCGTCCTCAAAGCATCCGCCATCGCCCGCAAAGTGATCATCTCCGAAACAGGCGTGACGTCTACACCTGCGATAAGGAAGCGCCCTCGATCTCAGCTGTTCACTGCGTCGCTAGCGGAGCACAACCGAACCAACTCCGTCATCAACTGCGATCTCTTGGAAGAGCAAAACGAACCCACCTTCCTTGCTATGGCAACCATCGACGATGAAGAGGAGGCCACCCCCATGAAGAAGCTGAAAGTCATACCCCCCTCCTCCAGTTCATCCAAACCTCATTCCAGTAGAACAACCAGAACTAATGCTTCCGAGAGTGCTAACCTCCGAAAAGAAGTGGAAACTCTCAAAGCATCAATTGAAATCTACAAAGAAAAGCACGAGAAAATGTCGACCGAAATTGCCGAACTGAAATCGTACAAAATGAGAGAGATGGAGGAGGCTAAACACAACAGTGAGGTGAAGAAGCTGCTGGAAGACATGAATGTGATGAAAAAGACCATGCAGAAGAATATCGACGACAAGGTCGCTGTTCTGCGCGAAGCCTTCACAGAGATCCAGTACTACGAGAAGGATATCGTCGATTTGTCGAAGAGGAACGAGAAATTGGAACAAGAGTTGGTGAAGAAGGACACCAAACTGGATGAACTAAGCAAGCAGATGAGTGTGAACGACACGGTGATGACTGCCAATATTGACAAGAACGAGGAGCTGGAGGCTATGGTTGACAAACTGCAAGAGGAAATGGAACAGCTGCAGCAGACGGCTGAGCGCAAGGACAGCCAGCTCAACCAACAAACTCAACAGCTGCACCAGCTCGCAGCTCAACTCGACAGTCTCAACAAATCGCACAACGATAGGCTACTTGAGAACTTTCAATTGAAAAGGGATCTGGAAAAGGCAcaagaaagagaggaaaagcTGAACGCAGAGTACAAGAAGGCTATTGATCAAGTGGAGAGTTTAAGGAAAGAGGTTGTGAGGATGAATGAAGACTCTAAACTCAAAGTGGATAGAGAAAATGAAAACATGCAATTAATAAGTGATCTGAAAAAGGCACGTGAGAGAGAAGTAAATCTGAACGCAGACTACAAAAAGACGATGGATCAAGTGGAGAGTTTGAAGGCTGAGCTTGAAACCAACAATTTGCGGATGAATGAAAACGCCATACGCGAAGTTGATAGATTGCAAGAGATCAGACTTTTGGAAAGTGATCTTCATCAGGCGTGCGAAAGAGAAAAAGAGCTGAACGTAGACTACAGAGTGGCGATTGCTGGAGTGGAGAGATTGAGGGCAGAAGTTTATGACTACAATCAGAGAAACAAGGCTTTGGTGGCGGTGATCGATATGCTAGAAAAGAGAATCGACGATAACGTGAAGAACTACCAATCGACGCTTGCCTCCAAAGACGAAGAAATAAAGTCGATTTCTAGTTTACTGGATGCTAAAACTCGTACCAACGAAGAGCTGAAATCAGCGTCAGAAGAACTGCAGCGGCGCTATGCAGCTCTACTGAAGAAGTTGGATGAGGATCTGCGCACCAAGGATGAGCAGTTGGCCGAAATGAAGCGTCAGCTGGACGTATGCATGCTGGAGAAGGACCTGCTGGAGAAAGAGTGCGAACACTCGACCATCTACACCAGAGAGGTCGAACTCGACAAGACCACGCAGTACTGGGGCAAAGTCGAGGAAATCGAGGAGCTCAATAGACAGAAGAGGGCGCTCGAAACCTCGTTCGAGGAGCTGGCGAGGAGTTTGGAAGAAGAAACGTCGCACACGTCCTTGCTACTCAACCAGATCGAAAATGAAAAGCTAAAGGTGAGTGAACTGCAATCGTTCGTTGTcaaaatgaggaggaggaatatACGCCTCAAAAGACTACTGGATAAGACTAGAGGCGAGACCAACGCCAGGGAATTGTACCTGGTGCGTCAGCTcgaaaagaaaaaagaggagttgagagaagaaaaagataaagttGATAGTTTCAAGACGGCCAATGAGGACCTCAAATTGGGATTGATTAAATGTGAAGAAAAGTTTATCGAGTACgagaaaaaaatagaaactCTTCTAGAAAACAACGAAAAGACTAGTAACACAACTAGCTCGCTAACTTACTATAAGAATGAAATCAAACATCTCAAATATGAGCTTTCGAAATGTGAAGAGAAGTATTTGAAAGTTAAAACTTCTCTTGATAGC